One Streptomyces sp. NBC_01217 genomic region harbors:
- a CDS encoding S8 family serine peptidase, with translation MTLITGDKVTVTPGPDGSVRSVDAIKRPPGATGSVRTAIEDGDTYVYPDEAMAYIATDRLDKQLFDVTELMAQGYDDAHSSELPLIVTHTKDSTALRSGAAKGSPAQPPGVDLPGAKTTLSLPSVHGEAVRAQRSKSAAFWSALTGTEQQKSPPPTARSSGAADAAPSFIDGVDKVWLDSKAQEALADSTSQIGAPAAWAAGGTGTGVRVAVLDTGVDPTHPDLVNRIVGSRNFVRGEDAIDRAGHGTHTASTVAGTGAASDGKERGVAPDADLLVGKVLGNDGSGPISGIIAGMEWAARTEHAKVINMSLGTPVWRTQDDPLSQAVNQLSAETGALFVIAAGNTGNGPYSVTAPGTADAALTVGAVDSSDHLADFSAAGPRTNDDGLKPDLTAPGVDVLAARSQYMNDGGEGYYRSDSGTSMAAPHVAGAAVLLAQKHPEWTGQRIKDALMSTSVPTPDYSPYQAGTGRVNVAAAYHQDQVIATGSVDAGLVAWSTDQQRKQITRKITYTNATDRAVTLDLSADHGDSPAGVFTPAADSVTVPAHGSSTVDIVVDPNGLAPGQYAAQVTADYATGEVHTAVGVSVESEKYDLTIHLKDQTGRPISGDVEITGADGKTTDKWVQDGTLTSRWAPGSYTAVATVDVEGLHGPHSLGFAVLTVPEFDLTTDRDLELDASGIRQVKVATPKPTTVVNSRIDVYRSFTSSEPTPNDQQALHEIFWPSATYDSLWALPTKGKVKKGSFVFTTRIRAKQTPLKITYGGHSLDDTLVVQPGSPLLPDGTSRLDAVFAGTGSQADYTGLSARGKAVVVRADATAIPTDQAAAAHAAGAAMLLVVNDGDGRRSDWYGNPDGGTTGQIPVASLTLDEGEALIKKINAAGKKAVRLAVEAHPAPKYLYDLVDYHHGGVPKDPSAATDPGSLARIDLDFAPPTGEQITESREDSPAYEYGPAANPHAVYGMVRVARFPTELVTPGRRTDWVSAGAGVKWQQYARIDNWSSNTDVRTYKPGSVQKDRWFGPITRPRLTSAEIPSRGEYGMSLFITGPAGDGGSAHNGYAGSMSGTFSLYQGDKLLAQRRSQDAPSLDVWDLEPQKLPYRLAVDTKSDAGFGPYSTTTRTEWSFASGAPEEVQATSVPLVQLDYETDLDPAGRAKRNSDFSITPEVPRSNSAQDAVSSVRLEVSYDDGATWQRQDLRKKKGTWQASLNAPHRADYVSIRVTAKQRNGGGITQTVTRAFGLK, from the coding sequence GCTACGACGACGCGCACAGCAGCGAACTACCGCTGATCGTCACCCACACGAAGGACTCAACCGCCCTCAGGTCCGGCGCCGCCAAGGGTTCGCCCGCCCAGCCGCCCGGCGTGGACCTGCCGGGAGCGAAGACCACCCTGAGCCTTCCGTCCGTCCACGGAGAGGCGGTCCGGGCCCAGCGGTCGAAATCCGCCGCCTTCTGGTCCGCCCTCACCGGCACCGAACAGCAGAAATCCCCGCCGCCGACGGCACGGAGCAGTGGAGCCGCGGATGCCGCGCCGTCCTTCATCGACGGTGTCGACAAGGTGTGGCTCGACAGCAAGGCGCAGGAGGCCCTCGCCGACAGCACCTCCCAGATCGGCGCTCCCGCGGCCTGGGCCGCGGGAGGCACGGGGACCGGGGTCCGGGTCGCGGTACTGGACACCGGGGTGGACCCCACCCATCCGGACCTGGTGAACCGCATTGTGGGGTCCCGGAACTTCGTCCGCGGCGAAGACGCCATCGACCGGGCCGGCCATGGAACCCACACCGCCTCCACCGTCGCCGGTACCGGCGCCGCCTCCGACGGCAAGGAGCGGGGAGTCGCCCCTGACGCCGATCTGCTGGTGGGCAAGGTTCTGGGCAACGACGGATCCGGGCCGATATCGGGGATCATCGCGGGCATGGAGTGGGCGGCACGGACCGAGCACGCCAAGGTGATCAACATGAGTCTGGGCACACCGGTCTGGCGCACCCAGGACGACCCGCTGAGCCAGGCGGTCAACCAGCTGAGCGCCGAGACCGGTGCGCTCTTCGTCATCGCCGCGGGCAACACCGGAAACGGCCCCTACAGCGTGACCGCGCCGGGCACCGCGGACGCCGCGCTCACCGTCGGGGCAGTGGACTCGTCCGACCACCTCGCCGATTTCTCCGCTGCCGGACCACGTACGAACGACGACGGCCTCAAGCCGGATCTGACCGCTCCCGGCGTGGACGTGCTGGCCGCACGCTCGCAGTACATGAACGACGGCGGCGAAGGCTACTACCGTTCGGACAGCGGTACCTCCATGGCGGCGCCCCACGTCGCCGGGGCAGCGGTCCTGCTGGCCCAGAAGCACCCCGAGTGGACCGGGCAGCGGATCAAGGACGCTCTGATGAGCACCAGCGTGCCGACTCCCGACTACAGCCCCTACCAGGCCGGCACCGGTCGGGTGAACGTGGCCGCCGCTTACCACCAGGACCAGGTCATCGCGACCGGATCGGTGGACGCGGGGCTCGTTGCCTGGTCGACCGACCAGCAGCGGAAGCAGATCACGCGGAAGATCACCTACACCAACGCAACGGACAGGGCCGTCACGCTGGATCTCTCGGCCGACCACGGCGACTCGCCCGCGGGGGTGTTCACGCCCGCCGCCGACAGCGTCACCGTGCCGGCGCACGGATCCTCGACGGTCGACATCGTGGTGGACCCGAACGGGCTGGCTCCGGGCCAGTACGCCGCCCAGGTCACCGCAGACTATGCGACCGGTGAGGTGCACACAGCCGTAGGGGTCTCCGTCGAATCCGAGAAGTACGACCTCACCATCCACCTGAAGGACCAAACCGGCCGCCCCATCAGCGGCGACGTCGAGATAACGGGCGCCGACGGAAAAACAACCGACAAATGGGTCCAGGACGGGACGCTCACCAGCCGCTGGGCCCCTGGTTCCTACACGGCCGTCGCCACGGTGGATGTGGAAGGTCTGCACGGACCCCACTCCCTCGGATTCGCGGTGCTGACCGTTCCCGAGTTCGATCTGACGACCGACCGGGACCTCGAACTCGACGCCTCGGGAATACGCCAGGTGAAGGTGGCGACTCCCAAGCCGACCACCGTTGTCAACAGCAGGATCGACGTCTACCGCTCTTTCACCTCCAGCGAGCCCACGCCCAACGACCAGCAGGCTCTGCACGAGATCTTCTGGCCCTCCGCCACCTACGACAGCCTGTGGGCCCTCCCGACCAAGGGCAAGGTCAAGAAGGGCAGCTTCGTCTTCACCACCCGGATCCGTGCCAAGCAGACTCCACTGAAGATCACCTACGGCGGACACAGCCTCGATGACACCCTGGTTGTGCAGCCCGGCTCCCCGCTGCTGCCGGACGGCACCTCACGCCTGGACGCCGTCTTCGCCGGTACCGGCTCCCAGGCCGACTACACCGGCCTGTCGGCCCGAGGCAAGGCCGTGGTCGTACGCGCCGACGCCACCGCGATTCCCACGGATCAGGCGGCCGCGGCTCACGCCGCCGGTGCGGCGATGCTCCTGGTGGTCAACGACGGCGACGGCCGGAGGAGCGACTGGTACGGCAACCCCGACGGCGGGACAACCGGACAGATCCCGGTCGCCTCGCTCACCCTGGACGAGGGAGAGGCGTTGATCAAGAAGATCAACGCCGCAGGAAAGAAGGCGGTACGGCTGGCAGTTGAGGCCCACCCCGCGCCGAAGTACCTGTACGACCTGGTCGACTACCACCACGGAGGGGTGCCCAAGGACCCCTCGGCCGCAACGGACCCCGGCAGCCTCGCCCGGATCGACCTCGACTTCGCCCCGCCCACTGGTGAGCAGATCACCGAGAGCCGGGAGGACAGTCCGGCGTACGAATACGGGCCGGCCGCCAACCCGCACGCTGTGTACGGGATGGTCCGGGTCGCACGGTTCCCGACGGAGCTGGTCACCCCGGGGCGGCGGACCGACTGGGTCTCCGCCGGAGCCGGCGTCAAGTGGCAGCAGTACGCAAGAATCGACAACTGGTCGTCCAACACCGACGTGCGGACCTACAAGCCGGGCAGCGTGCAGAAGGACCGATGGTTCGGCCCCATCACACGGCCACGCCTGACCAGCGCCGAGATCCCGTCCCGTGGCGAGTACGGCATGAGCCTCTTCATCACGGGACCCGCCGGCGACGGAGGATCCGCGCACAACGGCTATGCCGGCTCGATGTCGGGGACGTTCTCGCTCTATCAGGGTGACAAGCTACTGGCGCAACGCAGAAGCCAAGACGCGCCCTCACTCGACGTCTGGGACCTGGAACCGCAGAAACTGCCGTACCGGCTGGCCGTCGATACCAAGAGTGACGCCGGGTTCGGCCCCTACTCCACCACCACCCGCACCGAGTGGAGCTTTGCCTCCGGTGCCCCTGAGGAGGTACAGGCCACGTCCGTCCCGCTGGTCCAGCTGGATTACGAAACCGACCTGGACCCCGCGGGGCGGGCGAAGCGCAACTCGGACTTCTCCATCACACCCGAGGTTCCCCGCAGCAACTCGGCCCAGGACGCGGTCTCCTCGGTCAGGCTCGAGGTCTCCTACGATGACGGGGCCACCTGGCAGCGGCAGGACCTGAGGAAGAAGAAGGGCACCTGGCAGGCGTCCCTGAACGCGCCGCACCGGGCCGACTACGTATCCATCCGAGTCACCGCCAAGCAGCGCAACGGCGGCGGCATCACCCAGACCGTCACCCGGGCCTTCGGCCTGAAGTGA